Below is a genomic region from Dioscorea cayenensis subsp. rotundata cultivar TDr96_F1 chromosome 14, TDr96_F1_v2_PseudoChromosome.rev07_lg8_w22 25.fasta, whole genome shotgun sequence.
AGCCATGAGTGAAATGACTCCACTACAATGGACACAGTGGTTTTGCTCAAACTTACAACTAGCGTCTGATCTATTTTGGAGGTCCATAGAGCTGTTGGATGGTGATTTGGAAACAAAACCAGTCCTTTGGTGGTCAATTTCATGGACAACTGAACATGCCATTATTATAGGTTGTTTTTCAGCTAGAGTTTCATGTGTTGAGATTTGCATGCAGGGGGTGGGAAGGCcttgttaatttttcttttggataGCTTTGAAGGTATGGAAGTGAGTGGTTTTATGGCTTTGAAAGGTGAGATCTATATGCTATGACCTATGTGTACCTTGGCTGATCTCTTTCCTTTGTTTCTCTGcctttctcttctctctttttttcctttccttatcttattcttttttgtttcttctgaTCCTTCACTTACAATACCCATTCTGATCTACTCTTTCCTTGATGGTCTCCTCTTTCTTTGTTAGGATATGGTTCTTTAGACATGTCAACTGATTTGGATTGCCCACTAAGGTTGTTTGGATAAGGATAATTAGGGCAGGATATGGTTCTTTAGATAGGTCAACTGATTTGGATAGCCCGCTAAGGTTGTTTGGATAAGGAtaattagggtttaaatttaaaaacataccTATATATATGGTGCTTGAAAGAAATAAGACATAAATATCAATCATATccatatgtattttatacatatagggcccgtttggtggaTTGGATATGGATAGATATGATATAAAGGTATgggcatgataagctcatatcctATCATATGTTTGATGCGCACCTGATAAACCATTAGataatattttgttatctttGAAGTGGACCGGATAATGACAAGATATGATATGAATAGTATGTAAATAGAGAAAATTACCcttcataatataattatatatatttatttttaaaattgactttttttggatttttttcctcAATGATTTACTAATTAgtatatttcaaatttaaaaaaaaataaataaccacaaatatatatagattgcaATATCACCAACTCGCAAAAATTATAGTTAGTACCTATTTAACAAActcattaatggaaaataaatagatcatactaaaatcaatttgaaaaaaaaaatcatcagactagtaaatttattttttatcatatcctatttGTTTCTATGTTGATTCCATAGAATTTATTATCATGTGACCAGGATGATAAAGTGGGCCAATAgataagactatcatatcctattggcacaccaaacaaaggATAATAGATAGTCTATCATATTCTATCGTTCTTATCATGTCCACCCTTTCATTGATGATATATAGATTATTGGCCCACACATAGAGGATCATTGGTGATTTCAACCTTTTGGGCCATGAGATGATTATATGTAAATCATAGAATCAATTATAAGAATCAACCAACAATTAAGAAAAACAGATCAGTCCAGTAggcaatgaaaatataaatcacaAGAGAACCATGAGAACAATATACTAGCCCAAAACACAATGACCTGATGAAGTAAAAGAAGATTGAATTGCAAatggcttttgtttttttctttctttgctcctAATCATATACCTTTGCTTCTATGATGCTATTATCTTATCATTAGTTTGTTTTGTGATTGCAGGTTGGCTTAGGCATGTGAAGAGCAAAAGTTGATATAAATGGATAGCTAAGTCATCAGTGCTCGatgtaataaacaaaatttgggAACATTActgctttatatttttttggtttttaaaacaGCTTGTGTTTTCACTGTGTATAACGAAAACGAAGACAATGACATGCCCGTGAAAGCAGGGATTTGATCTAAATCTTGCAGCATAAAACCAGTACTGCTTTATTTTTctggtttgtgatttttgttcTCTGCTATGGCTTTGATGGGATGAGCTAGTATCACTAAATCTTGTGGTTTGATTGTGAAATATCGTTCTGATATGATTGCATGCTTATGCACTcgtattttgtaatttttgtggAAGCTCTTCCATTGTGTTTATCTTGATGATAAGTTAAATAGTTATAATTACCTATTCATTGAGCAATTGATTAGTGATTACTGCTTTCCATGGGATTGCTCCTTTTTGGCCTGCCCTGTGGTTTAGTTGATCTTGAACAGGTTTTCATGGAACAATGGCGGCATTGGGGGAAATAATCATCCTTCTCCCAGTTCACGGTAGTCGCTATTTACCTTCCAGTCTTTCTTTCAGGGCCACCTGGAGGTGTTATCTGTGCAAAGGCATCAATGTTGGTTCAGGTATGCTGTATAGTTCTTTGTCTTGAATATTCTTTCAACTGTTGTTAGCATGTATAGCACACAGCAATTTTCTTCTTAGAGAGATATTCAAGGCATTGTCAACTTAGTTGTTGTTAAACTTTAACAGCAATTGAAGTCCTTGCGTATGTCAGGGCATTATTTGGGCAAATTTGGCCTGGTGCTTTAAGGATTTATGCATGAGTTTATCTGAGATGGAAATTTAGGATAGCTTATTTAAACTATCTTGTTGGTCTTCTGTTATTGCAAGTGGAGTCTGCATCTTGAAATTGTGACTAGGGAAATAAGTCTGAAAGACGTCGTAATATTATGACATATATTTATCCTTTTAACTTGTGAAAAAGGTTTGAATTGTTTTCTCATCATTCTAGAATGGGCAGAATGGGCAGATTACAACATTGATGCATATTCTGCTGCAACTCTGAAAGCTGGATCTTGTGCTTTCCCTGGACTAAATGAATGAGGAGGTATGTTAGATTCTGTTTAAGTGGCCTTTCTGCATGCAAACAATAACAGTAGTAACTAGTAACTAAACTCAATCTGAATATTTGGGGCTGGCTAAATGAATCCTTGAaagagtttattttttattttttgatcaTTTTTCCACTAATTTGTGCAATTATTACTCTTTTGACATCTGTCTCTTTTTTCCTTATATTCTCCTGTTGGCCTCACTAACTTAgattagtttattttgttgatattttttcatccctttttttttttggaattcaaAGCCATTTTTGTGATGTGATAGGAGTTCTGTGTTCTAATTCCATCTAAATGACTCCAAAGattctattaaaatttttatttttctgaataTCTTATCAAGTTATGACATAAATATTTCTTTGCAATTTCTTTTGTTGGACCAAATATAAGTTCTTTTCAAAAGCAAAAGTTGCAAATATTGTGTGTAAACCATTTGTAGGTATGGTGCTGCTTTCTCATCAAGAGTTTCCTTTGTTATAGGATTTATTGATACCATTTTTCATCAAACACAGGTGGTACCACTGCATTGAAATGAAGTATTATCTATTGTTCATTAGGTATTGGTGTTTCTTCTTTGAATTGCTTGATTCCATGGAAACTATAGCAGGGCATTCAATAGTTTAAACTCTCTAATGCATGCCCTAACGCAAATTGTGTATCGTCCATTATGACAATTTGCATGTGATAATATGTACTGATTTTCTTAAGTTTTAAACAATGTTTCAGTTTCTTGAAGTGATCCGTCTTGAAGGACAAGCTGTAGGTCAGGATGATACCAGCTTATCCCAGGATATTCATCTCCTGCAGGTATTGGGAACTTGCTTCAACCCTGAATTAGTCTTTCTAAATCCGTTCTTAGTGTGATAGTCTCTCTATCTTGCCATGCAATTCCTGTTTCACATTCATTCTAAGTTTTCTATTCTTCATAAATGTGTTGTGGgtgtaatttgtttttttcatttgtgtttTGTCTTCCCTACACCATTATGCCATATACATGGCATGTTAAAGTATTATATGCATTGTGATACTACTTTCTTATTTCCAAATTAACCTTGGAAGCAACAGAGCATCCATCAAATGTAAGGTACTGAAAATTGTACAACAAATGGGTTCTGAAGACTCAGCTTTTTGTTATGCCATAATTTGAATGCTAACATGGCATAGGATGAAAACTATTTCAGAAATAGATGTCTTGACTAGCTTGTCAAATTGCCACGGTAactaaatgcttgttgaattaccATGATGAAAATGCTGTCTATTGATATCTGTTTGGAATTTGGCAATTAATGTGAACCTTTGACTGACGTCAGTTCAGACTCAGTCTAACATTTTGGACAGTACTATAATTTCCATGTGAGTCCTCAGTTCAGGCTGCTCTTTTTCCACATTTGCAGTGGAGTTGATGAAAATGCTGTTGGTGCCTGCTATCAGCTTTTTTTTGCACCGATAGATGAACTTTTTCCTGATGATGCTCCAATACTTCCTTCTGGATTTCGTGTCATACCCGTGGAAGCAAAAACAGTAAGCCTTAATCTTAATCTCCACTCGTTCTTTTtcagaaatatattaaaatctaaaattgtcaatttatttGGAACTTATTGATATTGGCCTGTATGTTCTGTTCTTAACAGTGAGTAATAATTGTCTGAAAGAACTTGCTTAAATTCCTTTATGTGGATACTAATTTCTTCTTTATTGCCTTGTGCAGAATAACTTGTCATCAAATCATACTTCTAACCAGTTGTGTGGGGACACATCAAACACTTCAGGCTCACGTTCTGTGCTCACAATTGTGTTTCAGTTTCCCTATGAAGTTCACCTGTCAGATTGTGTTGCTGTGATGGCACGGCAGTATGTTCGAAGCATAGTTTCAGCTGTTCGAAGGGTTTCCTTGGCCATCTCTCCATCCCAGCATGGTCTGAACATGGGACGGAGTTTATCTCTTGGCTCACCAGAGGCTCACACTCTTTCTACTTGGATTTGTCAGAGCTACACGTGAGTTCTTAAATATTTGAGCTTACCGATAATTTTGAGAACCACATACAATaagaaattgattttatttgcaATCTAGTATTTAGGAGTTTGTTATATGGATAATCTAAAGATAGAAGGTGTGTAAATTGCAAGACCAGTTAGATTGGTGTTCTTCATTGTTGatgtcttttatttatgtttctcGTGTTTTTCCACTGCTTTGGCTCTGCAGTTACCATGTGGTGGCAGAATTACTGAGGACAAACTGTGAGACTGGAGAATCCTGATTGAAAATGCTATGGCATCACCAAGATACCATATTTTGCTGTTTTTGAAAGGTAAAGCTAATGGCTAAGTTTGTGATCAAGGTGGGATTCTGAGTGTTTTGTTTATTCTGCTTCTGTGGCTTGCATTGGTCCAAAACTTATAAAACCTATAAAATAACCTTACATCTTCCATATCATGGCTTACTTAATAAGGATTGTTCCATATGGCTATCACATTCAGGCGAAGCtcatgttattattgttattattattattattattataaaataaatttcggGCTTGGAAAAGTTGCTGATAAAAGTGAAAATGGTCTGATGATTTTCTCATGCTTTGCAGACACAGCTAGTATTCACCTTTGCCAACCAAGCTGGCCTAGACATGCCAGAAACGACGCCGGTGGCCTTACAGGACATTACTCTAGACAGAATTTTTTATGAGGCTGGGAGGAAAGCATTCTGTTCTGACTTTGCAAAGTTAATAATGCATCACATCTTTATCTTTAAAACTTTTATTACAACCCAGGATTTTACCTCTTAGAGATTCGAATGTCGTTATCTCCAGGGCAGGGGCTATTGTCATTTGCAATCAGGCCGGCGTTTGCTTGTCTGGGATGGGTCGCGAAAGGCCTTGATCTTTCatcaattgtttatttttttataagccaTTGGTGAGCTTCCTCAAGGCCAGGCCAGGTTCAAGAGAAAGCTTTCTTTATGTAACTtgtaaaaaatcatataaaataatttatgttacaaTGTGATGATAAGTTATATAGGAGCTGCTAGTTACAAAGTAACAAGGAGACTAATTTTGCCATATCATGATGAGCGTGACTGTTTATGGTATTAATGTACATTGTTTTGGATCTCTTCTtcagatataaatatattcatagCTAAGTTTTTGTTCTTGGTATTTTCATAATTGTAGAAGAAATCAGTTCCTAACTTCTAAGCGCTTTTAAATGCACTTGAATGCAACACAGGAAGGCAAATGTCATCCTGGCCCTAGGACGAATGATTCCAAtgatcatataaataaataaataaatattatcttgaaattaaaaaaaaggtagtatataaataaacatttgaaaGGCTTGATGATACCTGAAGTAGAGGcaacattattaaaataaataattttgatatatatatatatatatatatatatatgggcgtATAAACTGTTTCATACAATACCCATAAATTCAAGAAATATTATGGAGAGACAACAAACCAACCGATGAAGGCCATGGCTGATGAAAGACTCCACAGACTCCACCTCTTCTCTTAAGCATAAAATTTCTCATTTGTTACTTGGATTTCTGTAGTTCAAGATATTTCTCAGCTACTCCCCAGCAACTCAGTTCAAATAATCAAGCGTTCACTTAATTTCCTGAGCATCAGATCGGCCAACCTTGCCATCAGTGTGACACCTTTGCAACCCCAGGAGTGATTCTCCCCCACCTGATCGAGAAGACTTTTGTTGCCTTTTGGACTTGGTGGATTTCATCTTCTCGGTCTTCGTTCgtattttcattttaatgtttttgtatgtttgttttgttgcttTTTCGGTGCGACATCCTCGtgatgcacttttttgttttctatttctctatatatttgACTGTTTCTGTTGGTTTTCTAATAAATCCGTGGTTATTAGGGAAGGTTGACTCCTGGTTCTTTATAAAGTTGATTTAACAATCAGCATCAATAGGCACATAATTAGTTCCCATGGCCCTAATACTACATCACTGAACTCAATGCATATTGTCATATGTCGACAGCCaagtttagtcccacatcggctgtGTACTAGAGGGGTCTTGGGCTTATAGGGGATTGGACAACCCTTCCTTTCAAGCACGTTCTTTTTGGGATGTGGACCCAACCTCTAACAAGTGGCATCAGATCCATTCTAGAAGTACTAGAGGTGTGGGGCGAGGACTAGGGTGGGGGTCCTTGGACTAGTTCTTGGGGTGGGGTGAGTTGGGAGTGCCACGTGTCCCTGACGAGGGCGTTAGGATTGGACCGGGGATCTACAGCCAAGTTTAGTCTCACATCGGCTATGTACTTGAGGGGTCTTGGGCTCATAAGAGTGTTGGACAACTTTTTCTTTCAGGTTGATCTTTTGGGATGTGGACCTAACCTCTAACAATATGCAAAAAGAAGACATCTCATGAAAATCAACATTTACAAGTAATATATCATTGCTTAGCTTCTGAAAATTTTACAATCCATGGATTTTTGACAATAACATTTGAAAATCTAAATATGTCAAACAAACAATTTCTCtagcttaaaaaataaataaataaacaaacaaataaaccacACCTAAATGGAAATTCCGTCAAAAGTTTCAACCATTTTGAgagtaaattatatatatatatatatatatataaattcacaCATTTAAGTAGCAGAGAAACACATGAGTCTATGTAAACCAAATGAGTGTgggagcttcttcttcttcatcttctcttctTGATCATGATAATGGCGTTGCTTCTTTGATTTAGAGGCCACAAGCCCTCTCACAACTACTTCTTTCTTGTTCATGTCTACCATATAATCCACTAAccctgtttttttaaaaaaattattcccaaataattaaaaacatataaaaaccaacttgattatatatatatatatatatatatatattaaaaaataatataaaacaatgatctaatataaaaattggtgtaatataattagatatatgatataatattataatatatacacaaataaacaaataaaattctgtAATTAAGCTATTAtatgctttcaattttttttcctatggcttatattataattcattttacAAAGATCAATCTTCATTATCTCAATTCTTTAGATCTATAAGAGAAACATTTGGtaagtatttcttttattaatttaaatagttagggttgtgtgtctccttggagctcaatttttttttttcataagagtttggattttaaaattgttcatttatttgtttattgataaATAAGGTTAATGCTATATATAAGAAGCAAAAgccattaaataaatatagagaTCACAAAGGATGATGACCTattgcatttttaatataatactagcacataaaataattttaatatattcaatatcaataaataagtaaacaaggTGATGCTTGATCTTATATTCATGTATCAtgctcataaaaaaataatatgttttatactttaattttgggtttaaaaaaatgttaacaaACTAAAATCACTTGTATTATACGTCACTTTAAAAAGTTGTAAACATTTGGAGAAgggttattaaaataaaatattttttcagtaaaaatctactagattttttttaaaaaaaatacataatacaaAAACTACTTCTTAGAAATGTACCCc
It encodes:
- the LOC120275907 gene encoding uncharacterized protein LOC120275907, with product MDTKQALRFAENLSLPKVQVIVMRANMSCNHCRKRVSQVISKMNGLVDYMVDMNKKEVVVRGLVASKSKKQRHYHDQEEKMKKKKLPHSFGLHRLMCFSAT
- the LOC120275847 gene encoding homeobox-leucine zipper protein HOX9-like; translation: MIPAYPRIFISCSGVDENAVGACYQLFFAPIDELFPDDAPILPSGFRVIPVEAKTNNLSSNHTSNQLCGDTSNTSGSRSVLTIVFQFPYEVHLSDCVAVMARQYVRSIVSAVRRVSLAISPSQHGLNMGRSLSLGSPEAHTLSTWICQSYTYHVVAELLRTNCETGES